Genomic window (Candidatus Obscuribacterales bacterium):
GGCGTTACTGTGAGCGTTACTGTTGGTGAGCCCGAGCACTTGCAGATCGGCATCCACCATAATCGCCACCAGTTGCTTAAAGGTAACCGACGGCTGCCAACCTAGCTGCTGCTTGGCTTTGGTCGGATCGCCCATTAACAGATCCACCTCCGAGGGTCGCAGGTAGCGATCGTCAAATTCCACATAATCTTCCCAGTTGAGATTGACATAGCGAAAGGCCAGGCTGAGGAAGTCGCGCACCGAATGGGTTTCCCCCGTCGCCACCACATAATCATCGGGCTTGTCTTGCTGCAGCATCAGCCACATGGCCTGCACATAGTCCTTGGCATAGCCCCAGTCGCGTTTGGCATCGAGGTTTCCCAAATACAGCTTGGACTGCTGCCCAGCCACAATGCGGGCGATCGCTCGGGTGATCTTGCGGGTGACAAAGGTTTCACCCCGCCGAGGCGACTCGTGGTTAAACAAAATGCCATTGCAGGCAAAAAGCTGATACGACTCACGATAGTTGATAGTTTGCCAATGGGCGTAGACCTTAGCGCAGGCATAGGGACTGCGGGGATAGAACGGCGTGGTTTCCCGCTGGGGCACCTCCTGCACCAGACCAAACATTTCCGATGAACCCGCTTGGTAAAACCGCACCTCAATGCCGGTACGCTGCTGATAGTCGCGAATGGCTTCCAGGAGGCGCAGCGTCCCCATCGCTACGGAATCCACCGTATATTCCGGCGCGTCAAAGCTAATGCGCACATGGGATTGGGCTCCCAGGTTGTAGATCTCCACCGGCTTCACATCTTCAAGAATGCGGCGCAGGGTGGTGCCGTCGGTGAGATCGCCATAGTGCAGGAAGAGACGAGCCTGCTGATCGTGGGGATCTTGGTAAATATGATCAATGCGATCGGTGTTAAATGTAGACGTGCGGCGGATAATGCCATGCACCTCATAGCCTTTGTCGAGCAGCAGCTCACTGAGGTACGACCCATCTTGTCCAGTAATTCCGGTAATCAGGGCACGTTTTAGATTGGTCACCATTAATACTCCTAGCAATCTAAGCCATCCACCTCCCACCCCTGGACAACAGCCCACGTCATGGCGGTGCAATATATGAGGCAGTCTTGCATTGTACGCGGTGATCTGAACATCTTCAGCACAGGTCAGAGCTTAATCATGCACCCCTATCTGCACCTCAAGGTCATCTAATCCTCGTGCAGTACGTCTTCGATATGGGCAGTTGTGGGGTCATTCAGCTCAAAAATTCGGGATAGAGCCTCGCGGTTGTCTGGGGTGAGCGATCGCCCCCCAGTTTCCAACTGAGAGATTAATCCCTGGCTGAGCCCCGTGAGGGCGGCCAGTTTTCGTTGGCTCCAGCCATGCCCCAAGCGCATAGCCTTAATTTGCCCACCGGTGAGATCCGGTTCGGGTTCCGGCTCCGGCTCCGGCTCGGGTTCCACAGAGGCAAGCTCGTCTGCCTCATCCACCGTCATGGAGCTATCGTGCCAGTCTTCTAAGGGAGTGATCCAAAGCTGGGCCTGCAGCAGACGATCAAAAAAGCCCCGAGGCCGACCCGGACGCGATCGCCCCAACCCTAACGGCTGTAGCTCTGGCGGATAGGTTTCTGGATCAAAGTGAATACACCAATCGCGAACCTGCAGCAGATGCAGAGTTTCATCCCATAGGTTGGCAAAGCGTTTGCGGGATTGGCTGTCTTGTTTCGCCTGCTCAATCCGCTCTGTCCCAAACGCCACATCCATGAGCGTCATCACCGACATCGGCTCCTGGCGCTCTAGCCGGGTTTTAAACAGCAGCCAGACCATCAGGCGAGCCGCTCCTTCCCGATGCTGCCAAACGCTCATCACATCCCGCAGGGAGGATTTAGACAAGGTGCTGTATTCACAGAGGGCATTTTTATTGCGTCGCCCTTCTTCGTTGAGAAAATAGCGGGCCCAGAGCCCCGCCCGCACAATAAACGTCACGCCCGAGAGTTCTTTGTTGCCAAACAAATCCTGCTGATAGTGGTAGCGCGTCCCCAACAGATGCCACAAGCGCCCTTCTTCAATGGTGAAGCCCTTCATACGGCTTTGGGTGGGCCATGACACAAAGGTGGTGATTTTACAGGGCTGTTTGGCAATTTCTTGAATCAGCGCTAATTTCTGCTGTTTATTCTTATCCGTGCGCTTTTTCAGCCCCAGATATTCTTCAATCTGGCGATCGCTGATCACAAACTCTTGCTCCCAGGGGCGATCGATCTGGGTGGCGTGGGCCGCATAGATCAAATGCATACAGGCGGCGCGAATATCAAAGGTATCAATCACCGCTAGGGCTGCTGCCCCCGCCAGCGTGGCGGGTGACTCGTCTTCAATCTGCTCCGTCACCCAAAAATGCACCGCCCCTTCGCCATTTTCCACATTGCGAGCATAGCGAAGTTTGCCCTTAGAATCGGCACCCCAGGGCAAATCCTTCCGCTGGGTAAGAATGTTGCTGGCCTCCCAGATTGGCAGGGCCGAGGCCATGCGGGTAGTGGTTTTACCGTTGGGAAACAGGTCGGGACTGGTTTGCAGAGCATCCGACAAGCCATCAAAGCGATCGACCACCTCGACAGGCGACTCATCTACAGATGGCTTTTCCACAGACGACTCATCTACAGACGGCTCTTCCACAGATGCAGAACTAGGATCGGTGGATAGCTCCATCTGCACCGACTCCGGTGAGAGGAATGCTTCTGGGGATTTGGATGGGGCGTTACGTTTGCGAGGCATACGGTTTCCTTTAGCGTTCTGCCTGGCCGAGCTGCAATCGGTAAGGATTGCAGCATTTGGAAAAGATCGTCCCGTTTATACTGGGATTCAGGATTGAGATTCAGGTCTAGACCTCAGGCCTAGAATTCAGTTGTTCAATGGTATCCGATCTGCCCTCATCTCGCCCAAGGGGCGATCGCCTTCCCCCAATCCCTGCTGTAGCATCCCTAACGCGATATGTCCTCCCAGCCGTTCCATTGGGTGATTCCCCAACCTGACGCCCATCCTGAAGCGATCGAGGTCTTCCAGCTCTACCAAACCACCCACGAGTTTTATCAAGAAGCGCTCTACCGAGAGGTGCAGCATATCCAGGCCCAGGATTATCAGGCGTTGGCTAGCCAGCATCGCCAAGAACTAGAGCAGCTACGGCGAGATCTTAATATCATGGGCTGGTTCAACCGATGGCTACAGCGGCGATCGCCCTAGATCGCCTGAGAACTCACTTGAATACTCCATCAACTAAGACTCATGGGGCACCGGCTTGCCCTCACTAGACTGGATCGACAGCCCCCCAGCTTCTGAGCCAGAAACGCCGGTTTTCATCCAAAGGGGTTCTTCCGCCGTCACTCTTGTAGAGCTTTGCTGCATCGGCCGATGGCGATTGAGGGGCGAGTTGGCCACCACACCCACCAGGGATATGGAATATTCCTGCAATTTTTCTAGGGCAATGTTCACCGCCGATTGCTTGGTGCGACGCAGGGCCACCGCCATCAGCACGCCATCCACATGGTCGGACAAGAAGACTGTGTCCATGTAGTCGCGCAGGGGCGGAGCGTCGTAAATCACCACGTCAAACATCTCGGCTAAGCGATCGCTGACAGATTCCATCCTAGGCGACCCTAACAGTTTAGGCGCATCCACCATGCTGCTGCCAGCTGTTAAGACAGAAAGATACTCCGCCGTTGGTGCCGATCGGATCACCGCTTCTGGCTCAAGAGATGACTTGAGGAGATCGCCTAGGCCCTTATCATTGGGCAGATCAAAAAACTCATGCAGCCTTGGATCCCGGAAATTAGCATCGACCAACAGCACCCGTTTTCCAGACGATGCTAAAGTTTGGGCTAAATTCGCCGCAATCGTTGACGTGCCATCGCCCATCATGGCGGAACAAACTGCTAGAGATTGAATAGTGCCGCTCTTTTGAAACCGCAGTCCGGCAAACAATTCGCTAAAGGCTTCCTGAAACGCCACGATTGAGCTTTGCTCGGCGGGTCGTAGGGTAGACGATTCCGGCGAATAGAACAGGACTTGATTGGCAAAGGGGCAAGGAGGCACCACGGACAGGATCGGAGCAGGCATCGCATCTTCGATATCTTCGACATCGTGGTAGATATCGCGATACTTTTCAAGCAACAAGGCTAAGGCAGCCCCCAACATTGCTCCGCCCATAATACCCGCCAGCAAAACGATCGGACTGGATGACTCCGGCATGGGCTCGCCGTTTTCATCTAAGGGGATTTGCGGCGCAGACAGCACTTCCCAAGGTACAGCGCTCTGAGCAGCTTCTAGGCTTAGAGTCTCCCGTTGCGCGAGCAGTTGATCCAGTGCTTGCGTGGTGATGTCCAATTCTCGCTGAATTTCGTTGTACTCGCGGGCGATCGCTGGAAAATCTTGCACCCGATCCTCCGCCGCTGCCCGCAAACGCCCTAGCTCATCCTGCCGCACTTCCAACAGTTCAATCAGGTTGGACGTATCAACCATCTGCTGAATCAAACCCAGGCGGATACTGTTTTGAAACGCCTGCACTTCAGGATT
Coding sequences:
- a CDS encoding helix-turn-helix transcriptional regulator, whose amino-acid sequence is MPRKRNAPSKSPEAFLSPESVQMELSTDPSSASVEEPSVDESSVEKPSVDESPVEVVDRFDGLSDALQTSPDLFPNGKTTTRMASALPIWEASNILTQRKDLPWGADSKGKLRYARNVENGEGAVHFWVTEQIEDESPATLAGAAALAVIDTFDIRAACMHLIYAAHATQIDRPWEQEFVISDRQIEEYLGLKKRTDKNKQQKLALIQEIAKQPCKITTFVSWPTQSRMKGFTIEEGRLWHLLGTRYHYQQDLFGNKELSGVTFIVRAGLWARYFLNEEGRRNKNALCEYSTLSKSSLRDVMSVWQHREGAARLMVWLLFKTRLERQEPMSVMTLMDVAFGTERIEQAKQDSQSRKRFANLWDETLHLLQVRDWCIHFDPETYPPELQPLGLGRSRPGRPRGFFDRLLQAQLWITPLEDWHDSSMTVDEADELASVEPEPEPEPEPEPDLTGGQIKAMRLGHGWSQRKLAALTGLSQGLISQLETGGRSLTPDNREALSRIFELNDPTTAHIEDVLHED
- the gmd gene encoding GDP-mannose 4,6-dehydratase: MVTNLKRALITGITGQDGSYLSELLLDKGYEVHGIIRRTSTFNTDRIDHIYQDPHDQQARLFLHYGDLTDGTTLRRILEDVKPVEIYNLGAQSHVRISFDAPEYTVDSVAMGTLRLLEAIRDYQQRTGIEVRFYQAGSSEMFGLVQEVPQRETTPFYPRSPYACAKVYAHWQTINYRESYQLFACNGILFNHESPRRGETFVTRKITRAIARIVAGQQSKLYLGNLDAKRDWGYAKDYVQAMWLMLQQDKPDDYVVATGETHSVRDFLSLAFRYVNLNWEDYVEFDDRYLRPSEVDLLMGDPTKAKQQLGWQPSVTFKQLVAIMVDADLQVLGLTNSNAHSNANGDADYATVRRSLQDPLAN